AAGTTCATAACAAAGTGTGAAGGCTTGCCTATTGCTATTGCGTGCATTGGCCGCCTACTCTCCTGCAAACCCCAAATTTCCGATGAATGGGAGGATGTGTACAAGTGTTTGGATTCGCAGTTGGCGAAAGATGTGATACGTGATGGTCATTTGATCCTAAAGGTCAGCTTGGAGGACCTTCAGTATGATTTGAGGAATTGTTTCCTACACTGTGCATTGTCCCCAGAAGATTATGTATTAAAGAGGAGAAGAACAGTGAGGAAATGGATTGCAGCAGGGTTTATCAGGATTAAGGAAGAGAACAGACCATTGGAGGAAGTGGCAGAAGGATACTTGGCCGAGCTTGTGAACCGAAGCCTACTGCAGGTAGTGAAGAGGAATCATTTCGGGCGACTGAAACACTGTCGGATGCATGATGTCATACGCCTTCTTGCCCTCAACAAAGCCAAGGACGAATGCTTTGGTAAAGTTTATGATAGCTCTGCTGCTACTGGAGCATTCTCTGTTGAGGGCGCACGCCGCATATCTGTTCAGGGTGAAAACCTTGAACACCTGAGCCGATCTGGTGCCACACAGCTCCGTGAGCTCCAAGTATTTGAGAGGTCTATCAACATTGATCAGCTGAAGCCTATCCTAACATCTTCAAATTTGCTGTCGACATTGGATCTACAAGGTACTTGTATCAAAATTCTGCCCAATGAGGTATTTGACTTGTTTAATCTGCGTTATTTGGGTCTTCGAGATACCGATATCGATGGCCTGCCTGAAGCAGTGGGGAGGTTACAAAATTTGGAAGTCTTGGATGCTTCTGGATCTAAGTTGACATATTTACCAAACAGTGTTGTCAAACTTCAGAAGTTGAGATACCTGTATGCATATTCTGCTGGTGATGCAGATGAGCGATTAGAAAGTATAATTAATGACGCAGTCAAGGTGCCTAATGGCATGCATCACTTGACAGGACTGCGGGCCCTTGATTGTGTCAAAGCCACTCCAGAGTTTCTGTGTGAAGTTGGAGCTCTGATAGAGTTAAGAACATTCGGTGTCTACAATGTGAGAAGTGAAAACTCTGCTGACTTGAGCAATGCTATCACCAAAATGAACCATCTTGCTCGTCTCGAAATTTGCGCTGAAGCTGAGGATGAGGTGCTGCAGCTGGAAGGGCTATATTTACCTCCAACCCTTTCTGTGCTTTGTTTAGGAGGGCAGCTAGAAAAAATATCGATGCCTCAGCTTTTCTCTTCCTGGTCACACCTTGATAGACTCACTCGGCTGACCCTGGCATTCTCCAATATTGATGAGGAAACCTTTTCCTGTCTGTGCTTGTTACGTTGTCTGTGCTTTCTTGTGCTAATGAATGCTTTTGAAGGGAAGAGGTTGGATTTTTACGCAGGGTCATTTCCAAAACTTAAGCATCTATGGATACATGGAGCATCACAGCTCAACCAAGTTGGAATAAAGGAGGGCGCGATGCAAAACCTCGTCGAGCTAGAGTTCACAGACTGTCCTGAGCTAAAGTTTCTTCCTGATGGTATCGAACACCTTGCAGCCCTTGAGAAATTAGGTCTGAAAGATACGTCAGAAGAGCTGATAGAGAAACTACGGCAGAACAGAGATTCAGATGAATGCAGCTACGATGTAATGAAGATTAGCCACATAAGGAATGTTACAGTTGTACTGAAAGGAGTCCGGGAAAGGATTAGGTGACTGTCGCTGTTCGCAGGTCAGGGTTCGCTGTTTCATCTTGTGTGCATATATATTTATATACTGGCAGAACTAAATTAGTAATTGGTAGCTAGTAATGGCTGATGGAAATTTATTACCGAGTTTGTGTACAAAGCGAATGTGATACCTTTCTCCATGCTTATGTGTATCTTCTTCACGTAGACTAGAAGTATGCATTATGCAACTATATTGCCCATACGAAGTAACTGATCATGCGGTTTCTGTTTTCCTTATACTAATATATGTTATTTAGAATATGTGTGCTTTCCACCACCTGGGGTTCAAGTCTGAGTCGACTTCTAGTTCACTGTTAATATGTTGTATTTAGTATGTCAAAGTCTGAGTCCTATTTGTTTTCTGTTAATATAACTTCTAGTTCCTCTTTCATTTAAAGTCTGTCAAAGAAAATGAACGTGTGATTACGTACTTGTCCTACACTAGAGGCTGAGTGGACTGTGCTATTGACTACTGGCATTGACAAAGTTACAAAGATTCATTCACTCCCCATACTCACTGACTGACTGTCTCAATTTGTGATTATTATTAGATTGTGTGCTGCGATGTTGAGCACATTTTGCTCGGGAGGGGGACGAGGATGCTGGTGTGACTGGCTGTCCTCCCATATTTAAGCTCTGATGGGGTGAGAAGAATTTAAAAGCTGGGCAGCTCGTGAGGTGTTGCACTTGTTAGTTGTTACATCTGTTGGTCAATGAAATTCTAGCCCATTCCTGTTACTACTCTATATCGAAGACTGACACGGAAGACAGGTGGCAGCAGATATTTCTTAGCTGCAAAGAAAAAGAATTACGCATTTGGGGTCTGCACATTACTGTAGCTAGCTATGTTGAAATGAGCATTCTGCTCATCCAGCATTCTGCTCATCAGCTATTGATATTTTCTGTTGCCTGTCTACTTTCTTAGGCATTGTTAGACAAGCTTCAGCATGTCTGCATGTTTGTGTACTGGCGTTTGAACTTGGAATCTATGTAAGCTGTAATCATTGCTGAGAAGTACAAGTATATATTTCAGTACAACTTTGTTCATGAGAGCATGGCCATATGCTGCTAACTGAAACCCAATCTGGAATTATGTTGGTGTAAACTAAAGACTGTATTTGATGAAATCGGGGAGCTGAGCTGTCCTCCTGTAATCGAATATTTTGGATGTCTTATTTGTTGTATCGGGATCAATCAGAACGTATGTAAGTTAGCTTCTCGGCGCTATTGGTGGAAAGTTTCCTTTCTCTTTTCAGCAAATGAAATGAATATCTGCTTCtccaaaaagaaagaaaaaaaggcGGTCCTTTTCTCACCTTTCCCGTTGCAGGGAATCATATCGGCTGAGTGGCTCAGACATCTATACCGATCCGAATTTGCATATTTGAAATATACTAAATAAATAATTAAACTTAACTGAAGTTAGTCCATATTTGTTTCTCTAATCGTGGAACATACTACTCCTGCGGTTAGCCACGGTACAGTTGTCATAAGGGTCCGATGTATTTCGTTGGAACTTACACGGGAATGGGAAATTCTCAGTGGATTCTATGTATAGAGCTTTGATCCAGTCTGACGTGTCAGTTGATAATAATAAGAAGATCTGGAAGATGAAGATACCTCTTAAGAATAAAATCTTTGCATGGTATCTTTGTTGTGGAGTCATTCTTACTAAAGATAACCTTATTAAGAGGAATTGGCATGGAATTACACAATGTGTCTTTTGTCCGCATGATGAGCCAATAAAACATTTATTCTTCCAATGTAAATTGGCTCGTTCTATATGGTCAGTCATCCAAATAGCGTCTGGCTTGTATCCTCCTTGTAGTGTTGCTAATATATTTGGCAACTGGCTACATGGGATTGATCACAAGTTCAGAACTCTTATCAGGGTGGGAGTGCTTGCTGTGATTTGGtcgctttggctatgtagaaatgatAAGGTTTTCAATGATAAAAGTACTTCTCTTATGCAGGTTATCTACAGATGTACCGGAACTCTTCGTTTATGGTCCTCTCTACAGCGAGTGGAGAATCGAGACCTGTTTATGAAGGTGTGTACATGATTGGAGGCTTCGGCGAGGGATATTTTTATCCAACGTGGGTGGCATCATGATCTTAGGATTGGGCCACCTTCAGTTTAGGTGTTATATAGATTTCATTTTCCTTGTATATcacctttttcttttattttgccTTGGTGTGAAGACTttgttggctgtgtgcatcttagtTATGCAGAGACCGGATGAAATGCTTAAACCTTTTAAGTAATAAAGCGCCCCTTTTCGAAAAATATGTTTCTCTAATGACAAGTGCACAGAAGGCAGAAGGCAGAAGGTGCAGGGGCTGCCACTTGCCACTAGTACAAAGAGTGGACAAGCAGTACAACAATAGCAGCTTCAGTCTCAGCTTCAGGACCATATCAGCATTGCTGGAAGGCTTTTTAGCATATGTACTGTCCATCTTTAAAGTCcgtgattttgtttttttttgcagCTCGCAATTCAAGGTATTTCATCCTAATTTTTCACACATACACTTTACATCTTTGCATATATGTGTAATTTTTTTTCCggatttttttaaactgaaaTTTATGAAATATAAATTTTTCAAAATAAAGGGCTTCATGGAGCTCGGTCTCCAAAATGCCCTACTCGCTATATGATCGCTATAGCACACTATAACGTTTAGAAAAGGTCCGCCGCTAAGAGGGATAGCGCGCTATTTAAAACTACGATGCAAACCAAGCGATGAacggtgtgtgtgtgggtgggggggggggggggggagacgTGTTGCAATCCGCCCACATGCCACTCCGGCGACGTGATTGACCCGCTAACTGCCTAGATTCGCCCACTTTGCGACGCGACGCACATACGGCAGGTCGGGTGTACGTACGTACACAACGTGCGTACCGGTGAGGACACACGGCAACAACTTTTTAAAATAAGACCATCCTGCCTTTTCCTATCAAGGGGAATGGGCTAGTCTTGGCCGTTGTTGTGTTTATGGGTGTACCGAAGCAGAAGTGTTTTTATTAAATTCTCCTTTCCCATCATGAGGGAAAATCCTTCCGAGGACTTGGCCTCAAGTGGTTCAAACATATTTTTTTGTAGGTCGGAATTTGCATCTAATAGTAATAATGAAAAAAATAAGCAATTGTATAATTTAAACTTAACTGAAATTACTCTACTTGTATTCCTCAAATGACAAGTGCAGAGCGATGAGGTCAGTTTATGATAGGGACCACCACTTGCCACTAGTGCAAAGCAAATCAGTGGACAACAACAATGGCAGCTTCAGGACCACATCAGCATTTCTGGAATTGGAACAGAAAACTCTTCTGCCCCGTCTACTGGGTAACTGACAGTGTCCACACATTCTTCAGACATGACCAACGTCAGTGTTACAGCAATTTTCACACGCGCCCCTTGTCGCACGTACAAGTGGCATTCAACAAGACTGGATTGCACCAAGGTCTATGCAGCCAGTACAGCACGGCAGGGGGTTCCATTAAATCAGATCTGGAATTTTCTTTTTCCTGCCTACATCGAAGGCGACATGTAAGGAAGATCAGCTGTGGCTTGTGGCTCTGGTTATCAAATGCAAATATGTAATTCCATGACCGCGGCAATTTCTTAGCGGCAAAGAGCAAAAAAATGTATCTATGTCTTCGCGTACTTGAGCGTGCACAATCCTGAAGGGGAGAATATATGGGACTCCACAACAATGCCAATTATGCAGATGGAAACTCAACCATCTATTTGAATGATGTTGGTGTAAACTAAAACTGTGTTTCAATAATGGTTTTATGGATGTAtcatatgcaaaagaaaaaatgtATGCAAGCTAGCTTCTCAGTCACAATGTTCATCCACAAAATGTATGTTACTGCCAGCAGAATAAAATACAAAGTTTCTTTGAAAATGTTTCTCAACAAGAAAAACACATTATTTTGTCACCTCTCACAAACGTATTTGTATCCAGAATTTACTGTTCAAGCAATATTTTTCATCAGAATTTATCAAGAGTAATGAACAAACAAATAAACTGATGTGAATTTTCAAACTTATTTGTAGCTGCTCTGCACAGCAAGCAAGGTAGTTTGTGCAAAGCATTTATACTGGGTTGGTACTGTTACAACCATAACTTTTACAGATTAGTGCAGCACTCCATGATACATAGATATACATGCACATATACATACATAAATTATAGTGCCACCCATTGTATATACCTCACACATCGTCTTCCTCGGACACCGCAGACAGTTCCACCCACTGTACATAAATTAGAGTACCACCGTCAGCTTGGAAGTGAAATCGTAAGAGTCCTCCACATGGATGTGCCCTTCATCGCAGAAAAACAGCCTCGAGGGCATCTGCAGCCCATTGGTCCCAGCCACCAAAATCTCAATGACCTCGAACATCGTTGGCTAATCGCGAGACCTCATCTGAATACACCATAATCTGACAATGCATAGCTTCTTCTCCAGCTCGTGCATATCAGCAGCAACAGATGATATCTCCTCGCCCCCGCTTCTTCTTGAGTCGGCCGGTCATACACCCATGTTGCTTAAATTAATGACTGCATTCTATGAATTCACGATAAAATCAAGGAGCTGAACTGACCTCTGTTATTgatttttttagggttcttaTGTGTCGCATTAGAATCGGAATGTATGCAAGTTAGCTTCTCAGTGATGTTGATGGAATGTTCACCCGTAATGCAAAGTTCCTCGATTTTCTACAAAGCTCTTTTTCTCATCTGTCCCATCACAGGGGAAAAATCCTTCCTTCTGAGGAATCGGACGAAATTTGTATATAAGAGGTCAAATAAATAAACATTCATATATGTTGAACTTGACTGAAATTACTCTATTGTTTCTGCGATAACAAGTGCATCACCAGCAAGGAAGTTTGTGACAGGGGCTGCCACTTGCTAGTAGCTTCAGTCTTAGGGTAACGTATCACAGGGCCACATTCAGCATTGCTGCAGCTAGAACACTAGATTTTTCTGCCCCGTCTACTGGGTAACAGATAGTGTCCACACATTCTTCAGACATTGCAACGTCAATGTTACTAGAACTTCCATGCTGTGACGGCACCCCTTGTCGCACACACAAGTACCATTTGACAGGACTGGATTGCGCCAAGTCCATGCATCCACTACAACACGGCAGGGGTTCCATTAAAAAACGTATGTAAGCTAGCTTCTCAGTGACAATGTTCATCCATAAAATGTATGTTACTGCTAGCAGAATGGAAGAAAAGAAATTCTCTGTAAATATTTCTCAACAAGAAAGAGGCGTTCTTTTGTCACGTCTCACAAACTTATTTGTATAGAGAGGTTGTTGTTCAAGCAATATTTTCCCTTAGAATTTGTATCGAGAGCAATGAACAAACAAATAAATTGACGTAAGGTTTAAAACTTATTTAAAGTGGCCCTGCACAGCAAGCAAGGCAGCTTGTACAAAGCATTTATACTGGGTTGGTACAAAGCATTTATGTTGTTCTAAAATATTTGATGTTCTAGGTTTGTCCTAAGTCAAACTTCGTTGAAGTTTCTTTTTTGCGAAGtctgaccaactttatagaaaaaattGCTAATATCTATGTTATGATGAATCTAATGAAGTTAATTTTGTGTTGTAGATGTTGGTATATTTTTCTACATACTTGGTCAAATTTAAAGAGGTTTAACTTAAGGCAAACCTAGAACTTCGAATATGTTGGAACATAGTCAGTTTCAGTCCCAGCATATTATAGGACCATACATCAGAATCGCTGGAGTTGGAACAAAAGACTTTTCTTACTCTTCTGCCCCATCTGCTGGGTAACAACAGGgcccacatattccatctctagGCTGGCAATGTCATTGTTGCTTGAATTTCCACACGGCGGCCCTTGTTGCACACACAAGTGGCATTTGACAGGACTGGGTTGCCGCAATTATATGCAACCATGACAACACGGCACAGGGTTCCATCAAATCAACCAGTAGATCAGCTGTATTTCCATGACCGCAGCAATTTCTTAGCCGCAAGAAGAAAAATACGTTCGCGTGCTTGGAGGTGCGCAGACAATATATGTATGAATTTTTGTAGGGAATATGACAGGCTGTGCAACAATTCCTATATGTATGAATTTTTGTTGCCTAGCTAGTTTCTTTGGCATGCTCAACTTTGTTCATGAGAGATTGGTCAACTTGCAGGAGAGATGTTGCTGTAAACTAAAATTGTATTTCAATGAACAAAGTGATGAAATTGGGGAGTTGAGTCCGTTTCAAGAAAAAATAAAAAGTGGGGAGCTGAGTTGTGCTTCTGTTATCCagcaaaacaaaaacaaaaaacttGCCTTATCTGTCGCACCGGAATCAGAATGTTTATCAGCAACAATGCTCATCCATAATGCATGTTACTGACAGCAGAATGAAATACAATTTTTCTCTAAAAATGTTACTTAACAAGAAAAAGGCGGCCTTTTGTCACCTCTCACAAACTTGTTTGTATCAAGAATTTACTGTTGAAGCAATATTTTCCATCAGAATTTATCAAGAGCAGGGAACAAACAAATAAACTGATGTAACATTTCAAACTTATTTAAAGTTGCTCCGCACAGCAACCAAGGCAGTTTGTACAAAGCCTTTCTACTGGGTTGGTACTGTTACAACCGTAACTTTTACAGTGCATTACTCCATGATACATACATATACATGCATAAATTATAGTACCACACATTGTATATATACCTCACACATCGTCTTCCTCTGACACCACACTCAATTCCTCCTCCGAGACAGCCGACAGCTCGGAAGTGAACTGGTAAGAGTCCTCGACATGGATGTGCCCTTCGTCGCAGAAAAACGGCCTCGAAGGCATCTGTAGGCCATCAACCCCAGCCTCCAGGATCTCAATGACCTCACTCATCGTCGGCCGATCACGAGATCTCATCTGAATACACCACAATCCGACAACGCATAGCTTCTTCTCTAGCTCATGCATGTCAACAACAACATCAGATATCTCGCCCGCTTCTTCCTGAGTCAGCCGGTCGTACACCCATGAAGGGTAGTACGCCTGGCTTGAGGACCCCATGTTTGGATCAGCATTCCTTCTCCCGCCGGCCATCTCCAGCAGCAACATCCCGAAGCTGTACACATCAGACTTGCTGGATATGACGCCGAAGCTCCGGGATATCATCTCAGGGGCTATGTAGCCGACGGTTCCCCGCATGGCGCTCAAAGGCACGAAACTGTCGCCCCTCGGGTACA
This DNA window, taken from Triticum urartu cultivar G1812 unplaced genomic scaffold, Tu2.1 TuUngrouped_contig_6195, whole genome shotgun sequence, encodes the following:
- the LOC125530276 gene encoding disease resistance protein RPM1-like (The sequence of the model RefSeq protein was modified relative to this genomic sequence to represent the inferred CDS: added 192 bases not found in genome assembly) produces the protein MAEAVVGQLVVTLGAALAKEAATFGGALLCKEATALRGLFGQIRRSKEELESMQAYLQEAERFKDTDKTTAIFIGKVRGLAFQIEDVVDEFTCKLEETKHGGFAGKMKKRLKHIKTWRRLATKLQEIETQLQDANRRKRDYAVTGRSASAARSTNQGQALHFTRDEDLVGIEENKERLIRWLTDGGDGLEQSSSKVTLVWGMPGVGKTTLVDHVYNTVKGDFDAAAWVTVSESYRIEDLLRKIAAQFSIAVDVANIEMRGLAKSIHNYLQGKRYILVLDDVWAEGLWSEIRDVFPTSNCTGRVVMTSRKQTVLATRESAPAIHLEPLQAHHSWVLFCKAAFWNADDKKCPLELQELARKFITKCEGLPIAIACIGRLLSCKPQISDEWEDVYKCLDSQLAKDVIRDGHLILKVSLEDLQYDLRNCFLHCALSPEDYVLKRRRTVRKWIAAGFIRIKEENRPLEEVAEGYLAELVNRSLLQVVKRNHFGRLKHCRMHDVIRLLALNKAKDECFGKVYDSSAATGAFSVEGARRISVQGENLEHLSRSGATQLRELQVFERSINIDQLKPILTSSNLLSTLDLQGTCIKILPNEVFDLFNLRYLGLRDTDIDGLPEAVGRLQNLEVLDASGSKLTYLPNSVVKLQKLRYLYAYSAGDADERLESIINDAVKVPNGMHHLTGLRALDCVKATPEFLCEVGALIELRTFGVYNVRSENSADLSNAITKMNHLARLEICAEAEDEVLQLEGLYLPPTLSVLCLGGQLEKISMPQLFSSWSHLDRLTRLTLAFSNIDEETFSCLCLLRCLCFLVLMNAFEGKRLDFYAGSFPKLKHLWIHGASQLNQVGIKEGAMQNLVELEFTDCPELKFLPDGIEHLAALEKLGLKDTSEELIEKLRQNRDSDECSYDVMKISHIRNVTVVLKGVRERIR